AGTGACTGAACTTATATCAGGCATCTCTGGTGTGCGTGGCTCTGCAGGAAACTTCACTCGGACTTTAGGAGTTGCAAGGCACCAATCCTGGTTATAGCCATTTTCATGCATTGGGACAGGGGTCTGCTTCAGGTCTAACACATCTGCCCCAATCTTCATCTGAGAAGCATCACCAGATGCATTTTTCTATTCAGAATTGAAGAAAAGGGCAAACATCAATTGCATCTCTATAAATGAGACTATACAACAATTTGTTTATTAGGTTTAGCATCTATTCTAAGGTATAGTAATATTTCAATTATTAAATGATATGATTACTTACAAAAGCAAGAGAACTTCCAAAAAGGGACTGCAGGGTCGGCATCTCAGGTATGGCCTCGTCCTCATAACGCAGCATTTTTGGCATCTCTGGGGACGAAGGAGCTTTGTTTGCGTTTGAGAGATCTGGTAGGCGAAAGCTGCCCTCCTGTGATCCCCTGTGTCTATTGCTTTCTTCCTGCCTGTCATCCTTTGAAACAGTAATCGCAGTGAATTAGTGAAACCATTACACATATTGACTGGTACTATATGTGATTATTGTTTAATGTATTACTAGTCAAGTCTCTTGTGGTTGATGTACGTGTTAGTAACTAAAGTAATGAGTTAAGGAGCACATCACACCTTTTTAGTTAGCTTGCTGACAAAAGGTGTTTCAAATGCAGGGAGCTCTGGTGTAGAAGGGCAGTTATTAGGGCGAGGAGGAGAATCAAGATAATTCGTTCCTTTCAATGGTGGAGAGGATGGGTTGCGGTGTTTCTCGATCTTAAATCCTGGGGTGCAAAACACAGGAGGCTCTGGGGATTCCAGACTCTCTGAAATATTTAAACAAACATGTAAAGCAAATCAAAAAGGCAAAacgtgaagaaaaaaaaaagcatgcctCTTTTGTAACACGCTAACACAAATGTAACCACATATTTATTGAATTACAGGAACTACAGGTATTATTGTaagaatcaattatttaaaaaaaccacATACGGGTTGATGACTATTCCTAATATTAAGAAAACATTTACCGTTGGCAACACCTTTGTTAGCCACAGAAGACAAAGTGGGGAAAACTTGAGAGGGTTTCTGACCATTCTCTGTCCTTTCACTGTGAAAGACACAGACAtattatgtatatacatatatacaaatatacatacATGACAGTAtgtcccccccaaaaaaaacccTAGCAATCAGCAAAAATGCagtaaactgatcaaaagttatagtaatacatttttttggttcaaaggttttctatttaaaataaatgattttcttttgacctttctattcatcaaagaggcTTGAAAAAACTATTTCCActaaaatattaagctgcacaactgtttaGAAAAATTTCACTAAAGAATTGTGACACTAAAGAAAAAAACTggtgtaaaattcagctttgcatcaatgtactaatttaataaattaatcaattataataaactcacaatattacggttttcacatacactaccagtcaaaagtttttgaacagtaagattttaaatgttttttaaagaactctcttctgctcacctgcatttatttaatccaaaacagtaaaattttgaaatatttttactatttaaaacgactgttttctatttaaatatatttaaaaataaatgtattcctgtgatttaaaagctgaatttttagcattagaatttttcaggtttctttgatgaatagaaagttcagaagaacagcatttatctgaaatataaatcttttgtaacattatacatgcctTTATcttcacctttgatcaatttaaagcatccttgctaaataaaagtatcaatttctataatttctttcccaaaaattatactgactccaagcttttgaatggtattgtgtataatgtaaaaaaaaaaaaaaaatcagctttataaatcacaggaataaattacattttaaaatatattcaaactgaaagcagttattttaaataataaacattttactaaaattaaaacgattttactgtttttgctgtactttggatcaaataaatgcatgtttggagagcagaagagacttctttaaaaaaacattatcttactgttcaaaaacttttgactggtagtgcatctttgatcaaataaattcagtctTGGTGAGTTTAGAAGATTTTCATGCAGAAATCTGTTAGATTACATCACACTAAATCACATTAATGAGATGTAACTATTGtaatttcacttttaaaaaaaagtgcaaaatgtCAATAGTAAAGTCTCTTACTGCTAAAGATGTAAATTTAACAATGCTGTTTTGCATAAGCTGCAAAATTTTTGTGACCTAAAAATTTAAAGCACGTTTGGAAAGTGACATATTCAGCATGCTTGTGATGTGATATTTACACCCAGACATAGTATGCAGCATACCTGCTGGTCTTTTGTGGTTTCTTGTTGAACAAATCCATGGTAAAGTCATTGTTCCAGCACATGGTATACTCAGAGATGCCAAAGTCCTCTAATCGTGGGGTCGGAGCATCCTCCTCCATACGGAGCGAGCACTTAGGTGTCTTTGGCTGCGGTGGATGCATGTTCATGACAAATGGTGGTGGTGACAGAGCCACCGCTGGGGCAGGAGCAGAACTGGGGGGCTCTGTTTCACCAAGCACTCTTTGAATCTGGAGTGCAGACAAACcaaaatctgagagctttggGGTGCGCAGCTGGTCAACGGGTGGTTGTATCTCCTCCGGTGTCTCGGACTGCTGAGCCTCTTCACAAATGCCTTGTGCAATCACTTCATCTTCTTCTGCTCCATCCAGCATTTTGGAATCTCTCTCCGTTTGCTCTTCAGACTCTTTTCTAACATTCATCTCTAGAATAGTAAgcgcataaaaaaaacatttccattaaACACGAATCGTAGCGAAGCCTAAATTCTATTTTAATCATCAACTAGAAACAATAAATACAAAAGCCAATACAAAAGTCCAGCAGAGGCAGTtaacattaataaacatttaCCTGTTTTTCCCTGCCTTGCTGTTCGTGGCCTGTAGCCATACTTTTCATAGTGTTTCTTCAGCCTGTCAATGTCTTCTGTGGTTCTCTGCTTCAGCACTAAGCATCTTCTTATGAAGTTCCTTAGCTCAGTTGAATCATGTGTAGCCACCTGATCTTGAACTTGTCGCTGCACATGATTTTGTGTTAAATATAGCCCATATTTAAAACTAAAGAGAAATTATAAACCATAACTATATACACATACCTTCAGTGCTCTGACTTCAGAGTGCAGCTGGTACAGTGCTTGAGCCCCATTCTCTTCATCCTCTGAATAACACAGATCACATATACCAGTCAATAGATGCATAATTATGACCTGATCATTTtaatacactacctgtcaaaagtttttgaacagtaggattttaaatgttttttttttaaacaaagtcttttttgctcaccaagcctgcctttaattgatccaaaatacagtaaaagcagtaatactgtgaaatatttttactatgtaaaataactgctttctatttgaatatattttaaaatgtaatttattcatgtgatcaaagctaaattttcagcatcattactccagtcttcagtgtcacataatccttcagaaatcattctaatacgctgatttgctgttcaagaaacattttttattattattattattattatcatcaatatttcaaacagttgagtacatttttttaggattctttgatggatagaaagatggaaaaatctgcatttatctaaaaaaaaataaagcttttgtaacattatacactataccatttaaaagcttggagtaaatgtaatttttggggaggtggggggcttatagaaattaatacatttatttagcaagaacgttttaaattgatcaaaagtgatgataaagacatttatgttacaaaagatttctatttcagataaatgcggttTTTGAAACATgaaacagctgttttcaacataatgataataataataataataaatgtttgtttttttaagcagcaaatcagaatattaaaacgatttctgaaggatcatgtgactggagtaatgatgctaaaaatcataaGAATaagttccattttaaaatatatatacataaaatcagttattttaaatagtaaaaatattttacaattttactgtttttgctgtaacttactttggatcaaatacatgcaggcttggtgactaGAAAAGGATTCcttataaaaaacattaaaaatcttactgttcaaaaacttgtggCTGGTAGTGTAACGTTAGTAACTATAAACCTTTTGCTGACAACTTACCATCTTCATCTGGGGGGTTCTGAATTGTATGCAGGAGATTATTACTTTCAGTCTCCAAATAAACAGTGAGTTTCCGCAGCTTTGCAAAGAAACGCTCTGAAGGATTCATGTTCAATGTCCCTCCGGTTTTACAGGCTGAAATGACAGTCAGTCATTAGTGATCATACAAAAATCTAATATTTGACTAATTACATTAttacataaacaacataattttctACAGCCATAAACAATCAGTTGTAACAGTTTTGTACTGTCCGGCTAAAGCGTATCACAATAGCAAAAAAACAAGGAAGGTACACATTCAGTTCAGCATAAAATCGCATAATACCTTACCAAAGTTTCAGTGGTTTTATAAATTAGATTCAGAAAACGACATATAAATATCTCTAAACTCGTTTCAAATTTCGCGGCACATCCGGGTTCTTCTTTCGACTTTTATGGCGGATTAACATCCGGGTTCGTTTTGCGTGACTCGTAGACGTGACGCACATTCAAACACAGTGAGGCTCATTACTGCCACCTAGTCGTTCCATGCAGCCATTTCGTCCTCAGAGGTTTTCCAGTCCTTGTAAGAAGCTAATTACAGTCAACATCGAAGCGGTTTAACATTTATGTCGAGCAGTTTTCCGAAAAAGGAAATGGTTTCATCTATTTTCATCTATTTTATTCCGGTGTGAAGTTAAAGTGTTTACTCTCAGGTGTTTATGTTTCTATAAACATAAGTGAAAATATtacccaaaaacaaacaaatcaatacaTGTAgtgttttttgaaaaattccttAATTACAGTAAttgatttttgtgttttgtgtcaTGTTATttatgatttgtgaccctggaccacaaaaacagtcataaggtcattttttttaaattgagatttatatgtcATCTCTTTCCATTGACTTGTGGTTTGTTAAGAGAAGACcaaatttggccgagatacaactatttgaaaatctggaatctgagggtgcaaaaaaaaaaaaaatccaaatactaagaaaatcgccttgtaagttgtctaaatgaagttcttagtcatgcatattactaataaaaaattaagctttgatatatttacggtagaaaatgtatcAAATATAGGCCcatccatggaacatgatctttacttaatatccttatatCCTAATATACACATGCTGCTTAAGATTGGTTttaaggtccagggtcacatttattattgTGTGACCAGTGACCTCCTCGGTTAATACTAGAAGCACAAACCATTTCATTCGATTCATTCTTTAAAGTGTTCCAGATTTTAAATACAGGAACTTCAGACAGGCTACTGCTGCTTTTATGTCCCCCTACATAAGCACAATAGTCGTGACAGGATATCTCCTCAGTGTTCTGTATGCTTCGTTTAGTTTCTGGACACTTTAAAAATCAGTGGTACAGATTTCTTTTAATTTATGTTTTCCATTCCAACTAAATGAACTGAAAGTTTCCATTCATTTAAAAAGGTTAGCACCTGAAATAAATAGTGTTTAAATTAAAGGACTGAACATTAAAACATCTACACACACattgaaaatgtattaaatgttatTATACATCATTTTACTGTGGGAAAACTCAGGGAAACTGAgtcatgttttaaaaaataatgtattaattcatGTTTTTATGTCCATGACAGAGTACAGACAGTGTTTAAGCACCTTTTTACAAACTTTGATTGGCCTTTTTTGTTGCTCTAAATCTGAGTTTGCCAACATATATGACTAATGAAAATTTCTCTTGAAGAGAATGTGAATTAACTCATTTCTGAATGTGTATTAACTTGGACAAGGGGAAACACTATTGCCAAATTGATCACTATTTATTCATAGGCCTGATTTCAACATGgccacatacactaccagtcaaaagttttggaacagtaagatttttaatgttttttttaaagtcttttctgctcaccaagcctgtttgatacaaagtacagcaaaaacagtaaaatgtgaaatattttttactatttaaaataattgttttctatttgaatatattttaaaatgtaatgtattcctgtaatttcaaagcttaatttttagcataattattccagtcacactatccttcagaaaccattctaatattctgatttgctgctccaaaaacatttattattattattattattattattattatgttgaaaacagcttagtagaatgttttcaggtttctttgatgaatagaaatttcagaagaacatATTTGGATATTTTTATTCATCATTCTTATCCtgttaaaaatgtactgttttatatattaatataatactaattattatgtgtttttttctgaaggatcatgtgatactgaatactggagtaatgatgaaatctagctttgatcacaggaataaaattacattttaaaatatattaaaacggttatttcaaatagtaaaaaaaattgtattgagagaagtaaaaatataatgtgatcttcatttttttaatttttaggagAAAAAACAAGAACAAACTTCCCTGtttattcaggattttttttattaacatctttttaaaatatgcatttaataaaCATTTGACCTTTTTAAACAGTTACAATTTTCTCTACATTCTTTGGATCATTTTATGAAACTGCAAATTTGACCATTTTTTcacctaaaaatattttttttatgtaaaatatgtgtGTTTAATTCTAAGCCCCAACAGAATTTGTACATCCTCTGTGCTGATTTTTGGGAATAATCTGCTTACTTTTGTAGGACATATGTGAGCCTAGACCACAAAATTATTCGAATCTCATCCATCCATCAGGTCTTTAAAACCTTTAAagacttttttaaattaagtaacaaatgtgacactggactacaaaaccagtcttaagtagcacaggtatatttgtagcaattgccaaaaataattgtatgtgtcaaaattatttatttttcttttgtgccaaaaatcattgttatataaagatcatgtttcatgaagatattttgtaaatttcctaccgtaaatatatcaaaacttaatttttgtaattttgtaatattcattgctaaaacttcatttggacaactttaaaggcaatattacggtggccgagagagctcaacacgctgcaacttaagaaaacacatgcaaacagaaaaaaaatgacaacaaatttaaaaaaaaacatcttcttcagtttgacaacacaggcgctgcaaatcctcgcaatgcaaacacaaatacggaaacgctgcaaacacaaaaaaagcgctgcaaacacaaaaaaaaagcgctgcaaatagcacggagcaaactgatgaagatgttttttttttatttgttgacgtttttttctgtttgcatgtgttttgttgcagcgcgttgagctctctcggccacctatgactggttttgtggtccagcgtcacatatTTAACGTAAGAATGAGCTCAGCACACTTTATTAGTAGTTCAAAGCATTAACAAATTAGCCAAAATATTGAATCAAGGCTTCTCTGAGACACCTACTATACAGCGAGGACCTAGTCTGATAAAATGAATGCCCTCTACAGGAAAATGAAGGCCACCGGTGGGTGCTGTTCTGGATACTTTAGAGGAAGACTGAGGAAGACAGAGGAAGACGTAACGTGGCAGATCCTGGAGGTGCAGATAAGCAAAAACCTACTAGAAGAGCAAGCAGCAGAGATACTAAAAACATTATGTGACTAGTTACGCTGAGCTGTGATAGTGTATCCTCCTGCGGGCACTTGGAAAGTAGTATAGCAGCGAAGGCCAGAAGGGAGTAGAGGAGATGTAGAAGGTGGCCTACAAACAGTCTAAAATCATTCAGTCAGTATTCTCAGAGGAATCCCTTTCCAATGGGGTTGCCAAGTCGCACTTTATTTGCTTTGCAAAGTATATTTTCTGACGGTGTAGAACAAGGGGATCCTTAAGCCCACATCCACCAGCTGGGACAGAATATTCCAAAACCGCTTCTGGAAATCTATGCCAATATAGTGGAAGATCCAAGAATAGCAAAGCTGGCAAATCTGGCAAGGTGCATGCTGAAGAAGCTGCAGGAGGGGCTTGATGCAAGTGTAGCCATCTACCAATTAAAATAGAGATCAGAATGCATTAAGCACTTGAATCCTTAATAATAATCCTTaataatagagtgttttcatgatgcgtcatcaatcgaccatattggcggcactcAACGTAACGTGAGCCgaacgaaactcacatattttgctgattattgctgctgaaaatggccaattattatcatgttttgggATGTATTAATCGGCCTGGAGCGAGAAAAATATTGGAGTactgtagactgccaaaagttataacaaatcaaggagaagagtgcaaaaaactgtctggggGAACAAAAgccatttgtggttggccaaacttaaccaggatttccaggtaaagaatcttgacaacatttgtgtctgttcttatcatttccagtgaggtaggtgaaatattaggctaatatcataattaatactgctcatacatatctttaccacctattaactttggtttgtcaaaatattgtggcctttctctgtatgatttagcagcaTCTACATTGTTTTTCCATGGTTAGACAGCATAAatcagcagaacaacatattcagtgctgttgtttacatctgagtatcgccaatacgTGATGTAAGTACAAACCCTCTATTGGGTAGTGTGTTGTATTTCTAAAAAAGATTTACCTAACATATCTTTAGACTGTATG
This genomic interval from Garra rufa unplaced genomic scaffold, GarRuf1.0 hap1_unplaced_166, whole genome shotgun sequence contains the following:
- the LOC141316823 gene encoding SKA complex subunit 3-like: MNPSERFFAKLRKLTVYLETESNNLLHTIQNPPDEDEDEENGAQALYQLHSEVRALKRQVQDQVATHDSTELRNFIRRCLVLKQRTTEDIDRLKKHYEKYGYRPRTARQGKTEMNVRKESEEQTERDSKMLDGAEEDEVIAQGICEEAQQSETPEEIQPPVDQLRTPKLSDFGLSALQIQRVLGETEPPSSAPAPAVALSPPPFVMNMHPPQPKTPKCSLRMEEDAPTPRLEDFGISEYTMCWNNDFTMDLFNKKPQKTSSERTENGQKPSQVFPTLSSVANKGVANESLESPEPPVFCTPGFKIEKHRNPSSPPLKGTNYLDSPPRPNNCPSTPELPAFETPFVSKLTKKDDRQEESNRHRGSQEGSFRLPDLSNANKAPSSPEMPKMLRYEDEAIPEMPTLQSLFGSSLAFKNASGDASQMKIGADVLDLKQTPVPMHENGYNQDWCLATPKVRVKFPAEPRTPEMPDISSVTQDILKLVAQCKS